The nucleotide window CCCTTCACAAACCGTAAGGGTGTGTatgatttgtaaaaaaatgagGGACTCGACAATACATTTTCACTTGTAttgtatttgattttaaaattgttcataGAACAAGACAAACTAGAAAGGAAAAAAGACTCAACAAAAACTTAAATTCTTGCCCCTCCTTAAAATATGAGGCATCTATTTCTCTAAAATacaaactatctaaaataaaataaaaaatatacggTTTTATTTTCTACTAAATAAAGTTCTCCCCCCTCTCCATAAtatctctcatctctctcctcTTTCTTTCCCCTCTCCCTCTTATCCCTCTCTCCTAACTCCTCTCTAATCTCCCTCTTTCTGCTCTTTCTCCATatctattctctcttctttcaccCTTATATGCCCCCTCCTCTCTAATATATCTCTCATCTAttagtatttaaatttaaaaaaattgttgcagtaattattttttatttatgtttttcattGTCCATCAAATATCGTACAAGTCAAAGAAAATAATCCAACATTTTAAAGGTATGTCATGCAATGTTATATCCAATACTCACCTTTTTCCAAATCAAATGGACCTCAAGACTCTCTTAGCAACTCCCATATGAGAAGTCTTTAGTTTTTCCATGAATCTTCTTACTAATCCCACATTATAAGTTTGATCAGGTCTTCTATTGCATAATTATCTTAGTGGTCCaaaaaatttcttataattaaaatgTAGAATTAACTAGCTTCTCATCAACATCTTGGCAATgtttggcgttgccattgaatTGCATTCTAATGTGTtgaatattttcaaatcttCGTCCCCATGAAATAGGACAACCTTCCAAGATCTAACATCTCAAATTCATGCCTCATATTTTTCTTGAACCTTCACATTCTGCTTCATTAATTCCATTTACTAAAAGGTCATCAACTTAAAACCcaatgttcttaaaaaaaaaacttaaaacccaaTGTTGCGGTATTTCTTTTGATTGTTTCACATACACTTCATGTTAATATGTGCATTTGCCAACACAATTGTTGTTTATAATCTCATTATAATCTTGGCTTGTACTTGCCATAGAGTTTAGATTTTGTTAGTTATGCGATTTGTTGTTTTTGCTATTTTGTACTTCGCTCGTTTTTCCTTCACTATGGTTTTATCTCATATGATTTTCTTGTTAAGGTTTTTAACAAAATAGTTGGTGTTTAATCTCTCGATTGTTATTTTGGGTTTCGGTCTAGTCCTCAAAAGTGTTTGTTTcgtcattttctttttattttaataaactttttGGGATACGACAAATGTTatttggtagtttttttttgttaatatgagTAAGGTTatcaacactctcttttgaataCTCACTTTaatactcactcttttattggtttaaatcattgtggttctacactttgaaaattgaacccccataaagtggtgggacatacaataatttcatccaataaatgagtgagtgttagagagagtgttgaaaagtgaGTGTTTCTACCATTCTTCTTGTTAATATAGTTGAGATCTCAAAATTGTCGCATGATGGTTTTGCACTCTAACTTTCGCTTTTAAAGgaggaagaatttttttttgcagaactCGTGTCCTATTGGTTTCATGTTTAATTGTGAAAGGACACTTTAAAGAGCATAACACAGTAGTATTATCTTCAttcttcaatattattttacaatatttattatagtattgattaattttataacatttttttatccaaaaaataacTTACCCAGATTTACACCatctaaaaaaattctgaatttgttAGCCTTGAATTGAGAGcaaatttttttatctaaaaatagaaattgagACATACTCTCTCTGAttcaaattgtatgtcgtttaagaagaaaaaaaatattctaaattgtatgtcactttacaatatcaatgaaacaatcatgttactttttctattacatccttaactatttattactctttctttttcaattctttcatttatctttcttatatcatttattaaggacaattttgtaaaacaattcataatatttctttcccacacaatatcaattacatttcttaatatgtgtgtaatgCTCAAAACATCGTACAATTTAGGACGAGAGAGTAAGGCTTTGGAAAACAAACATGAATACAATGCAGAAAGGTCCTTCACTTCATTATGTACCAAACATTATTCTTGAACCCTCAAACAAGGAAGAATATAAAAAGTGGGAATACAAGAATTTATGACACAACAATTGAGTCCCTAATTCTTAGAGGATTTCAATTCTTCATCTTTGTTTGTTTGCCTCAAATTTCTCCATAGATACCTTCCACTAGCCATGTCAACGAAAACCCAAAATCCATTTTGAATCATCTGAAAACCCAATCAACATTTTGGTGAGTAACAAAAACATAtccaaacacaaaaattaaaaataaattaaaaaagtcaactgaaacacaaaaaaaaacaaacccaAGAAAATCCCAAGATCTAACATGAAAACCTTATCTATAAACACAATCAATATATTTTGGTGAAttgaatacaaaaatacaacaaaacacAAAAGATAATCCCAAAATTAATTAGCATATTATCTATAAATCCAATCATTATTCTCATgattaaaaaaccaaaacacaatcaaacacagaaaaataaaatcccaAACCTTAACAATAAAACATCATCTAAAAACCCAATCAACattagttaaaaacaaaaacaaaacacactactctaaaaataaaataaaaaagaattaaaattccAATATCATGAACAAATTTAAACATAACTTTAAAACGATAAAGAAACCATGatcaattatataaaaataaagaaataaaaattaagggtataCCTTTTTGAAATCAAAATCTTCCTTCTTGAAAGGTGATTTTTCTTCCTCAATTGAATCATCACAAGCCAAATCAATATTTGGTGAAGATCTAACCGTTCTCCATGCAAAGTAACCTGCAAGAACCGCAGAGAAGAACACCAAGATGAACCTTAAAGGACACATCTCTCTCTCAAAGAACACAAAACCTTAAACAACAATGTGAAATTTATGAAGGAAGAAAAATTAATGACAGGTCACGAATTAAAATTTGTACAAGAATGTTGGgttggatttttctttttttgttgatattttgatatttttggttATATGAGGAGATGAAAGGTGtataagaaaaaacagaaaCCTCAACAACTATTTGTGACTTTAtggattatttgattttgaagatttttgttTACAATGTCAAAAGGTTGTTTCACCAACTGCATGCCATTATTTGCATATTGAGACAGCTTTTTTGGCTTGGTTTGACGATAAAGGTGGTTAGTGACtattcttcaaaaccatttaaaaaaatagtatttggtaaaatattttacttactacattaacttttttataacattatttacattattattaattgaaaaaattgttaaacaatcTTACTAAAATAGGAATAATATTACACACTATAAAAAAGGATTATTCTAATATTTGTATACCAAAATATTTGATCATGCCAAAATTGAATATATCTAAAACTGGCATtttgattcataaaaaattttaaaaataaatctggCTTTAGGGCCATCCCAAtaaccaaacaaaaatgaaaccCTAATTTATATATACACTCATTTATATTCAAATTATTAAACTCTCAAAACTGGCTTTAGGGCCTCCCCAATAACCAATAAATTTCACGATAAACATTATTCAATTTGTAACGAGAGATTTGTTTatcttactttatttttttgaacggatattttaatttaaatttgtatataaagcTATTTTTTGGGTACATATAGAGatgtgtttttaaaatatatatatatttcccccctaaaaaaatatatattcgaTGAAGTGAACCCATCCCACTTATTCTAGTTAATCCTTCTAGATGCACGCCGACCATTAAACTTGTGGTCCTCAACTACTCCCTCAACTAGGCAAGCTGAATGAAGCAAgcattttaagaatttttttttgcagatcctactttaaaaaaaaaaaattaataattgtgCACTCTACCCtacattcaaaataaatatccaatttactctacttttatttttctccttACATGGCGCCATCTGAGATGGCACTATCATTCTTCAGAATTGTTGCCTCTCAATTAGCGCCATCGTAGtacctttttccttttttttcttttcttttcgattttcaattttttttggcttaatttaTACTTCCTTCATCATGGCTCCATCTCAGTTGGCACCATCTtactaggttttttttttggttgaaaatcaataaaaaaaagtgtttgtaATGATCCACAAAATGGTTCGCAAGGGACATTCCACGTGTACTATATTCGCCGCACTGCACACAACTTTACGAGAGCGATCAAGGATCAAGAGCTTATAAAAAAGCTTTTCAATATGGGTAACAATCTCATTTTTCATTCCTATTACTATAAATGTTGCATAATATTGTCCAAATATATCTGACATGAATTTTGCTAATGCAGGATATGCAATGAACATTCCCTCGTTCAACTATAACCGCAGCGAAATCCTAGAGCAAAGATAGCAAGCTGCAAATTGGGTTGACAATCTACCAAAAGAGAAGTGGGCTTAAGTGTATGATGAAGGTCGAATATGGGGCAACATCACATAAAACCTTGTTGAGTCAATGAACAATATATATAAGGGTATTCACAACATGCCAATCTCAGGTATGGTCAAAGCAACCTACTATAGGACAGCGGCACTGAGGCAGGAGCAACAATAGGTTCTAGTGCGCAATTTGCATAAAAGTACATGGATATGATTAAGGAAGAGGTGACTAAGTCAACCACTCACCAAGTCACCCATTTTGATCGAATGGGGTATATCTTCTCTGTTCGTGAAACTATCGATCATAAGAAAGGAATGGTAAAGGGAGAATACAAGGTCGACATACAAGCAAATGTGGAGTGTGTCGAGGCACAAGTCATTATCACAAAAATTTCCCtaatcataaaaagaaaaaaatggaaaaaggtAGTAGGATGGCGCCAACTGAGAGGTAGTAGGATATAAGCCCAATGTAATTCACTTTCGTATGGTTGCagacaaaatttaaaataaattagccACTTGGAAAGGTAGAATTCTTTCAATTATGGGCAGGGTGCAGCTTGTAAAATCAATAATACATGGGATGCTTGTCTATTCTTTCCATGTGTATCTTTGGCCTCGAAGGCTCCTGAGGTTACTTGATTcgtggataaaaaaaattatttagagtGGTGATGTTCTCACGAAAAAAGTGTATACGGTAGCGTGGAAAGTGATGTGTCGGCCGTGGGCTGAAGGTGTTTTGGACATCAAACCTACATGTTTGATTAATGAAGCTTTGATTATTAAATTGTTTTGGGATTTAATTGCAGAAGATACACAATGGTCTAACTTATTCAGATTGCGTTATCTCTCAAATGGTCAGCCAAGAAAGCGCTATTTTAAGTCCTCGGTTTGGTCGGGTATTAAAGAACATATAGGCATAGTTTTGCTGCACTCCTTGTGGATAGTTGGAACCGGGGATCATATTCATTTATGAACCGACAATTGGTTAGGTGAACCATTGGTGGATTTGTTGAGACTTGATGCTGAATTCCATGGACACCTTAAAGGAATGTTGTCGGAAGCTATTGTGAATGGCTCCTTTCTATTGCCTTCGGTTATTTCTGGTTTTGGGGATATTAAAAATCTCATTGACAACATTGTTCTCCCTAGTAGTCAGCTCCCGGATGTGTTGGTTTGGGAGCATTCTTCGGATGGAAATTTCTCCTCgaagcatgctctttctttcttgtGTTCGCGAACACCTATGTTGCCTTGGGCTGATGCGATTTGGGCAACTGCTATTCCCCCTTCAGCTTCCTTTATTTATTGGAGACTTCACCACGGTAAAATGCCAACTGATGAAAATCTTAGGTACCGTGGTTGAATTGTGGTGTCTGTTTGTAGTTTATGCTTGATTTCAGATGAATCTTCCGACTATCTTTTTCTTCGTTGCCAATTTGCTACTCAACTTTGGGACTGGATTGGTAGTAAACTAAATTGTGTCATTGACACCTCTTCAG belongs to Medicago truncatula cultivar Jemalong A17 chromosome 6, MtrunA17r5.0-ANR, whole genome shotgun sequence and includes:
- the LOC11412535 gene encoding uncharacterized protein; this translates as MCPLRFILVFFSAVLAGYFAWRTVRSSPNIDLACDDSIEEEKSPFKKEDFDFKKMIQNGFWVFVDMASGRYLWRNLRQTNKDEELKSSKN